Proteins from a genomic interval of Paenibacillus sp. RC334:
- the lpdA gene encoding dihydrolipoyl dehydrogenase: MSKLESVDTLVIGSGPGGYVAAERSSQLGMKTAIVERSQLGGVCTHVGCIPSKALIAEAHRYEVLRQLNQADTAASFVNAQALKQAVVNKQAGGVGYLMKTAGVSILEGEASLVDEHTAIIKQNGAEQTISFKHAILATGSRPIELKAFPFGGRILSSTEALSLPEAPTSLVVIGGGYIGVELGQMYAKFGTKVTILEGGERILPGFEADLVAPVVKQLKTDGVNIVTRATAENVVQNADTITLHYSKDQEQHHVTAEFVLVTVGRKPNTDGRLGLEHIGLPVTSRGLIETDEQCRTAIPHIFAIGDITEGPALAHKASYEAKIAAEAIAGQAAKVDYKAIPLVVFSEPELASVGLSETEAKEKALPIIIGRASFSINGRALALRAAEGYIKIVAKQDSGILLGAQIVGVEASTLISELALAIEMGATVEDLALTIHPHPTLGEVIMEAAENAVRKMDSTK; this comes from the coding sequence ATGAGCAAGCTTGAATCTGTAGATACCCTGGTCATTGGATCAGGTCCGGGAGGCTATGTGGCGGCAGAGCGTTCTTCTCAGCTTGGAATGAAGACAGCGATTGTCGAACGCAGTCAGCTAGGTGGAGTCTGCACGCATGTAGGCTGCATTCCATCCAAAGCTTTGATTGCCGAAGCACATCGCTATGAGGTACTCAGGCAGTTAAATCAGGCCGATACAGCAGCGTCATTCGTGAATGCTCAGGCCTTAAAGCAGGCGGTTGTAAATAAGCAGGCAGGCGGAGTCGGCTATTTAATGAAAACGGCAGGTGTGAGTATTCTGGAAGGGGAGGCAAGCTTGGTTGACGAGCATACAGCCATCATCAAGCAAAATGGAGCGGAACAAACGATATCCTTTAAGCATGCCATATTGGCAACCGGTTCCCGCCCAATCGAGCTGAAAGCATTTCCGTTCGGCGGACGTATTTTGTCCTCTACAGAGGCGCTTTCGCTTCCAGAGGCTCCGACCAGTCTGGTCGTGATAGGCGGTGGATATATTGGCGTCGAGCTTGGACAGATGTATGCCAAATTTGGAACAAAGGTAACGATTCTGGAGGGAGGAGAACGGATATTGCCGGGGTTTGAGGCGGATCTTGTGGCCCCTGTTGTCAAGCAGTTGAAAACAGATGGTGTAAACATCGTAACTAGGGCGACAGCCGAAAACGTCGTGCAGAATGCGGATACCATTACGCTGCATTATTCAAAAGATCAGGAGCAGCATCATGTTACCGCAGAGTTTGTATTAGTTACTGTAGGCAGAAAACCCAATACAGATGGCAGGTTAGGACTGGAGCACATTGGCTTGCCAGTGACGAGCAGGGGGCTGATCGAGACAGACGAGCAGTGTAGAACAGCTATTCCGCATATTTTTGCCATTGGAGATATTACGGAGGGTCCAGCGCTTGCCCATAAAGCTTCCTATGAAGCGAAGATTGCGGCAGAAGCGATAGCAGGTCAAGCTGCCAAAGTGGATTATAAAGCCATACCGCTGGTTGTCTTTTCTGAACCGGAGTTGGCTAGTGTTGGCCTAAGTGAAACAGAAGCCAAGGAAAAAGCCTTACCGATTATCATTGGCAGAGCTTCTTTTTCGATTAACGGCAGAGCATTGGCACTAAGGGCAGCAGAGGGGTATATCAAAATCGTAGCAAAGCAGGACTCGGGAATCCTACTGGGGGCGCAAATTGTGGGTGTCGAAGCGTCAACACTCATT